A section of the Deltaproteobacteria bacterium genome encodes:
- a CDS encoding phosphatase PAP2 family protein, with protein sequence MTISIRRRKGKVIFTLCLLWVIALVAVYDVPLSQALKANDGLGEIVARYGYWMGHGSVMISLLVLILILGFVFPQTRFKSAGARALLAFILSGVLAQIIKHLVGRPRPRLLTEGIHHFGPTLASGLDSFPSGHAASAVAVATALSFYYPRATPLFMFIASFIAASRIFSGSHFPIDILGGTILGLSVGLIISSYGRRSRAISFYGESDQ encoded by the coding sequence ATGACCATATCCATTCGCAGGCGTAAAGGTAAGGTCATATTCACTTTGTGCCTGCTTTGGGTTATCGCCCTTGTGGCCGTTTATGACGTTCCGTTGTCGCAGGCTTTGAAAGCCAATGATGGGCTGGGCGAGATCGTGGCTCGCTATGGCTACTGGATGGGCCACGGTAGTGTCATGATATCTCTGCTGGTTCTGATTTTGATACTCGGCTTTGTTTTTCCGCAAACTCGATTTAAGAGCGCCGGTGCCCGGGCCCTGCTGGCCTTTATCCTGTCAGGAGTTCTGGCTCAGATTATTAAACATCTTGTGGGACGCCCCCGCCCCCGTCTTCTGACAGAGGGGATCCATCATTTTGGCCCGACTCTGGCCTCGGGTCTGGATTCATTTCCCTCTGGACACGCCGCCTCCGCCGTTGCTGTAGCTACCGCTCTTTCTTTTTATTACCCCAGGGCTACGCCTCTGTTTATGTTCATCGCGTCCTTTATCGCTGCCTCCCGGATCTTTAGCGGCTCCCATTTCCCGATTGATATCCTCGGGGGAACAATCCTCGGCCTGAGTGTTGGCCTGATAATCAGTTCTTACGGTCGGCGTTCTAGAGCGATATCCTTCTATGGGGAGTCAGATCAGTGA
- a CDS encoding ATP-binding cassette domain-containing protein produces MKNYQKLLSYAKPYWFRLVVAMISMSAVAASTAAIAFLVKPMLDEIFLESDRQKLYLVSVLVVGAFLAKAVFYLNQAYQMNYVGQTVVNNLRVELYRHLQTLSLSFFHRTPTGVLTSRITNDVNMIQHAVSEGITALIMDAFTACGLMFVIFYRDWKLALAGILIIPLGVYPLYYFGRKLRTLSKRVQINMGALTTILQETFQGMRIVKAFNMEEYENKRLVNECDRLLSNRIKVVTVRAVSSSLMEILAGFCIAGIILYGGINVVKGLSTPGSFVSFLTALILLYDPIRRLSRLNVTIQQGLAAADRVFAILDEEPEIKDKPSALVLPPVTKGVEFRNVHFGYGQEEVLRGVDLVVEAGEALAIVGASGVGKTTLINLIPRFYDVQEGGVLIDGHDIREVTLQSLRAQISIVSQATILFDDTVLNNIAYGSLDRSREEIKTAAKAAYAYEFIMGLPQAFDTRIGERGVRLSGGERQRLAMARAILKNAPVLILDEATSSLDTESELEVQKALLNLMQGRTTFVIAHRLSTVRNVNRIIVLANGRIIEEGSHEELMALGGEYRRLYEMQFREYGQVPGSDSVFANNLAKTDIL; encoded by the coding sequence ATGAAGAATTATCAAAAACTGCTTTCATATGCCAAACCTTACTGGTTTCGTTTGGTTGTGGCGATGATTTCCATGAGCGCCGTAGCTGCCTCAACAGCTGCTATTGCTTTTTTGGTTAAACCAATGCTTGACGAGATTTTTCTGGAAAGCGACCGGCAAAAACTCTACCTGGTTTCGGTTCTGGTAGTCGGAGCTTTCCTGGCTAAGGCGGTCTTCTATCTCAACCAGGCTTACCAGATGAACTATGTCGGACAGACCGTCGTCAACAATCTCCGGGTTGAACTTTACCGGCATTTGCAGACGCTATCCCTGTCATTCTTCCACCGGACTCCCACCGGCGTACTTACCTCCCGAATCACGAATGATGTAAATATGATTCAGCATGCAGTGTCCGAAGGTATTACAGCCCTGATCATGGACGCCTTTACCGCCTGCGGCTTGATGTTTGTTATCTTCTACCGGGACTGGAAACTGGCTCTGGCTGGTATCCTGATCATACCGCTGGGCGTTTATCCGCTTTACTATTTTGGCCGCAAGCTCCGTACTCTATCCAAGCGGGTTCAGATCAATATGGGCGCTCTGACAACCATCCTGCAAGAAACATTTCAGGGGATGCGCATTGTCAAGGCCTTTAATATGGAGGAGTATGAAAACAAACGGCTGGTTAATGAATGCGACCGGCTTTTATCCAATCGCATCAAGGTGGTCACAGTCCGCGCTGTGTCTTCGTCGCTTATGGAAATCCTGGCCGGGTTCTGTATTGCAGGCATTATTCTGTATGGCGGTATAAACGTGGTTAAGGGGCTTTCCACTCCCGGTTCCTTTGTCTCGTTCTTAACTGCATTAATCCTGCTTTACGACCCCATCAGACGTTTAAGCCGGCTGAACGTGACTATTCAGCAAGGTCTGGCCGCGGCTGACCGGGTTTTCGCCATTTTAGACGAGGAGCCTGAGATCAAAGACAAGCCTTCAGCCTTGGTCCTGCCGCCGGTCACCAAAGGGGTTGAGTTCAGAAACGTTCACTTCGGGTATGGTCAGGAAGAAGTCCTCAGAGGCGTGGATCTTGTGGTCGAGGCTGGGGAAGCCTTGGCAATTGTTGGCGCTTCCGGTGTGGGCAAGACTACCCTGATCAATCTAATCCCAAGGTTTTACGATGTTCAGGAAGGAGGGGTCCTCATTGATGGCCATGACATCCGTGAGGTGACTCTTCAAAGCTTGCGAGCACAGATTAGTATTGTCAGCCAAGCCACGATTCTCTTCGATGATACAGTGCTGAACAACATTGCCTATGGCAGCCTGGACAGGTCCAGAGAGGAGATCAAGACTGCGGCTAAGGCCGCCTATGCTTATGAATTTATCATGGGGCTGCCTCAGGCTTTCGATACCCGTATTGGTGAGCGTGGCGTCCGGCTCTCCGGCGGGGAGCGTCAGCGTCTGGCTATGGCTCGCGCTATATTAAAGAACGCGCCTGTCCTGATCCTGGATGAGGCTACCTCATCGCTGGATACCGAGTCGGAATTGGAAGTGCAGAAGGCCCTGCTGAACCTGATGCAGGGCCGGACGACCTTTGTGATCGCCCACCGGCTCTCCACGGTGCGGAACGTCAATCGGATTATTGTGCTTGCTAACGGTCGGATTATTGAGGAAGGTTCCCATGAAGAGCTTATGGCCCTGGGTGGCGAGTATCGGCGGCTCTATGAGATGCAGTTCCGGGAATACGGACAGGTTCCAGGCAGCGACTCTGTTTTCGCTAACAATTTAGCCAAGACGGACATCCTTTAG
- the lptF gene encoding LPS export ABC transporter permease LptF: MKRIIPHYIIREILPNFFVSLLVFTFILLLAKILVLTEMVVVKGVKLETILRFLLYSLPFLLSLTIPMSTLLAVLLAFLRLSGDNEITVLKSAGVSLYRLLPSVILFCLWTYLVTSYLVLYMVPSSNRVFRNELLALAKVSADIGVKEGIFNNAFKEMVLYVDHIDVSKGWMREIFIQDAREGEAANVINASHGRITTDKKQRTLVFELFNGVIDHIEESIVFERYDLKLDMESALSAENLRPPDQFEMNQDELWRAIDNFDRSDVRYYPYLLEAHKRYSLPFACLLLGLIAVPLGVQGRGKGRNWGVSMGLGVFLVYYILFTAGLSFGETGAYPPILGMWVPNIVLGVAALYMLRQANHEAPLHIVSLLDFFESRLRPGE, encoded by the coding sequence ATGAAGCGTATCATTCCTCATTACATCATTCGGGAAATTCTGCCAAACTTCTTTGTATCCCTTCTGGTATTCACCTTTATTCTTCTTCTGGCCAAGATTCTGGTATTAACTGAAATGGTGGTGGTCAAAGGGGTTAAACTGGAAACCATCCTCCGTTTCCTGTTATACAGCCTTCCTTTTTTACTTTCTTTGACCATTCCCATGTCCACGCTTCTGGCTGTACTTCTCGCTTTTCTTCGCCTCTCGGGCGATAATGAGATTACTGTCCTCAAATCAGCCGGGGTGAGCCTTTACAGGCTCCTTCCTTCAGTTATACTTTTTTGCCTCTGGACTTACCTGGTGACCAGCTACCTGGTTTTATATATGGTTCCTTCGTCCAATCGGGTTTTCCGGAATGAACTCCTGGCCCTGGCCAAGGTTAGCGCAGACATCGGTGTCAAGGAGGGGATATTCAATAATGCCTTTAAAGAGATGGTTCTTTATGTGGATCACATTGACGTGAGTAAAGGCTGGATGCGAGAAATCTTCATTCAGGACGCTCGGGAAGGTGAGGCGGCTAATGTTATTAACGCTTCCCATGGGCGCATTACCACTGACAAGAAGCAGCGCACTCTTGTTTTTGAGCTTTTCAATGGCGTGATTGACCACATCGAAGAGAGCATCGTTTTCGAGCGTTATGATCTCAAGCTGGATATGGAAAGCGCGCTCTCAGCGGAGAACCTCAGACCACCGGATCAATTCGAGATGAACCAGGACGAGCTGTGGAGGGCGATTGACAACTTTGATCGGTCTGATGTTCGTTATTACCCGTATCTCTTAGAGGCCCATAAGAGGTACTCCCTGCCTTTTGCATGCCTGCTTTTGGGTTTGATTGCTGTGCCGCTGGGGGTTCAAGGCCGCGGGAAAGGACGAAACTGGGGCGTCAGTATGGGGCTGGGAGTTTTTCTTGTTTATTATATTCTTTTCACCGCTGGATTGAGCTTTGGTGAAACAGGGGCTTACCCACCGATCCTGGGAATGTGGGTGCCCAATATCGTCCTTGGCGTTGCGGCCTTATATATGCTGCGTCAGGCTAATCACGAGGCCCCCCTGCATATCGTTTCCCTGCTCGATTTTTTTGAATCACGATTGAGGCCTGGTGAGTGA
- the lpxI gene encoding UDP-2,3-diacylglucosamine diphosphatase LpxI (LpxI, functionally equivalent to LpxH, replaces it in LPS biosynthesis in a minority of bacteria.) has translation MSDIHKIGLLAGRGQFPFLFARAAQRRGVKVFAAAFEGETLPELEQVVDDILWVKLGQFAPIMSFFKRQGLKEAVMAGGVTKVNMFARFQPDSKAQAIMTRLETLNDDNVLRALAAEFENEGITILASTLYTPELQAPSGVLTHRSPSSDEETDIEFGWQVAKAIGNLDIGQCVVVRHRVVLAVEAIEGTDEAIRRGGRLAREGAVVVKAIKPNQDFRFDVPSVGPGTVAVMREVKASVLAIEAGKTLIFDSEEMIAAADQAGIAIIARKSE, from the coding sequence ATAAGCGATATTCATAAAATCGGGCTGTTGGCCGGCCGGGGCCAGTTTCCGTTTTTGTTTGCTCGCGCTGCCCAGAGGAGAGGTGTCAAGGTTTTTGCCGCCGCTTTTGAGGGTGAGACGTTGCCAGAGCTTGAACAGGTGGTTGATGATATCCTCTGGGTTAAACTCGGGCAATTTGCACCGATAATGTCCTTCTTCAAACGCCAAGGGCTTAAGGAAGCGGTCATGGCCGGCGGTGTCACCAAGGTTAATATGTTTGCTCGCTTTCAGCCCGACTCTAAGGCGCAGGCCATCATGACCCGTCTTGAGACCTTAAACGACGATAACGTCCTGCGGGCACTGGCGGCCGAATTTGAAAATGAAGGCATCACCATCCTTGCCTCGACCCTCTACACCCCTGAACTTCAGGCTCCGAGCGGAGTTTTAACGCATCGGTCCCCGTCCTCGGACGAGGAAACGGATATTGAGTTTGGTTGGCAGGTGGCCAAGGCCATCGGAAATCTGGACATCGGCCAATGTGTTGTCGTGCGCCATCGGGTCGTACTGGCCGTGGAGGCTATCGAAGGTACGGACGAAGCTATCAGAAGGGGGGGCAGGCTGGCTCGAGAAGGAGCCGTCGTGGTCAAGGCCATAAAACCCAACCAGGATTTTCGTTTCGACGTTCCATCTGTCGGACCGGGCACCGTGGCTGTTATGAGAGAAGTTAAGGCCTCGGTTCTGGCTATTGAGGCAGGGAAGACTTTGATCTTTGACTCCGAGGAAATGATCGCGGCGGCAGACCAGGCTGGAATTGCCATTATAGCCAGAAAAAGTGAGTAG
- a CDS encoding Gfo/Idh/MocA family oxidoreductase has product MSRRLKVGVVGVGYLGRYHAEKYKAIDEVDLVGVADTKPERAEAVAAELGVKPFFDSPDLMGLVDAVSIVVPTKDHFEITRAFLAQGVHVIVEKPITRTLDEADGLIELAKNNELILQVGHLERFNPAMRAASSLIGVPLFIEASRISSFPERGTDVDVVLDLMIHDLDIVLNLVGELPESIQAVGAPMVTDHVDIANARLEFASGCVANLTASRISDKSLRKIRIFQKDAYLSIDYDQRQVVVTRRAADRPPGRPETTTEELVVPPGDALENELKSFVASVKTGSAPFVSGEDGRQALAVALQIMTDIKSRSRDWPEIMGEK; this is encoded by the coding sequence GTGAGTAGACGCTTAAAGGTCGGAGTAGTCGGTGTGGGCTATCTAGGCCGGTACCACGCCGAAAAGTATAAGGCCATTGACGAGGTTGATCTGGTTGGGGTGGCCGATACCAAGCCCGAGCGGGCCGAGGCTGTGGCCGCAGAGCTTGGGGTTAAACCTTTCTTTGATTCTCCTGACCTAATGGGATTGGTGGACGCGGTCAGTATCGTTGTCCCGACCAAAGATCACTTTGAAATCACCCGCGCCTTCCTCGCCCAAGGCGTGCATGTCATAGTCGAAAAACCTATCACGCGAACCCTTGATGAAGCCGATGGCCTGATCGAGCTGGCCAAGAACAATGAGCTAATCCTGCAGGTTGGCCACCTTGAACGGTTTAATCCAGCTATGCGGGCTGCCTCTTCATTGATCGGCGTGCCGCTTTTCATCGAGGCTAGCCGCATCAGTTCTTTCCCGGAGCGGGGGACGGATGTAGACGTGGTTCTGGACTTGATGATCCACGATCTGGATATTGTATTGAACCTCGTGGGTGAACTACCAGAATCAATTCAGGCCGTGGGCGCGCCGATGGTGACAGACCATGTGGATATTGCCAACGCCAGACTCGAATTCGCATCAGGATGCGTGGCCAATCTGACGGCCAGCCGAATTTCAGACAAGAGCCTGCGTAAAATTCGTATCTTCCAGAAGGACGCCTACCTCTCCATTGATTACGATCAGCGTCAGGTCGTGGTGACCCGGCGGGCCGCTGACAGGCCTCCCGGGAGACCGGAGACCACTACCGAAGAATTGGTTGTCCCTCCTGGCGATGCTTTAGAAAATGAGCTCAAGTCCTTTGTTGCATCTGTTAAGACCGGATCCGCGCCGTTTGTCAGCGGGGAGGACGGCCGTCAGGCTCTGGCCGTTGCCCTTCAGATTATGACGGATATAAAATCCCGGTCTAGGGATTGGCCGGAAATCATGGGAGAAAAGTAA
- a CDS encoding SPASM domain-containing protein, protein MFGFRLIGRLTARVMDTLWRSFPPIVRIETTNRCNAACTFCPHLSMQRETGVMDQALYEKLVMECTQGGCRTLHLHNFGEPLLDPDLAERIAFAKDAGMRRVKIFTNGSLLSGERAERLLGSGLDEIKISIDGRDAEEFARLRKGLSLDMILDNTRRFRAMRDKTAAKRRPTIIAACTQTSDRGATDRFLSSVVDRTDYGELHNWGGIMNPLQGRRIRKPCSRVWQTFTVLWNGDVALCCLDYDGSEILGNVREKPIRQVWQEERYQAIRRLHRLSEQDAIPLCQDCSKSFY, encoded by the coding sequence GTGTTTGGCTTCCGGCTCATAGGCCGGCTGACGGCACGGGTGATGGACACGCTCTGGAGGTCTTTCCCGCCAATTGTCAGAATTGAAACCACGAATCGCTGCAATGCGGCCTGCACCTTTTGCCCGCACCTGTCCATGCAGCGGGAGACAGGCGTCATGGACCAGGCCCTTTACGAAAAGCTTGTGATGGAATGCACCCAGGGCGGCTGCCGGACACTGCATCTGCACAACTTTGGCGAGCCGCTTCTTGATCCTGATTTGGCAGAGCGTATTGCTTTTGCCAAAGACGCCGGTATGCGCCGCGTGAAAATTTTTACCAATGGCAGCCTGCTTTCCGGTGAGCGTGCCGAACGTTTACTTGGCTCAGGCCTGGATGAGATCAAAATCAGCATTGATGGCAGGGATGCCGAGGAATTCGCCCGGTTGCGCAAAGGACTGTCGCTGGACATGATCCTCGATAACACACGCCGTTTTCGAGCCATGCGGGATAAGACTGCAGCGAAACGGCGTCCCACTATCATCGCAGCCTGCACCCAGACCTCTGACCGCGGAGCAACCGACCGTTTCCTTTCCAGCGTGGTGGACCGCACTGATTATGGTGAACTTCATAACTGGGGCGGCATCATGAATCCCTTACAGGGGCGCAGGATCCGCAAGCCATGCTCCCGAGTTTGGCAGACATTTACTGTCCTTTGGAATGGTGACGTAGCCCTCTGCTGCCTTGATTACGATGGCAGTGAAATCTTAGGAAATGTCAGGGAAAAACCCATAAGGCAGGTCTGGCAAGAGGAACGCTACCAGGCGATACGCAGACTGCACCGCTTATCCGAACAGGACGCCATCCCGCTTTGCCAGGATTGTTCTAAGAGTTTTTATTAG
- the lptG gene encoding LPS export ABC transporter permease LptG — translation MKVVNRYLLEEFIRTLGIILLSFVLIYLIVDFLEKIDNFLEADVPLIRVVYYYLMSIPAILFNVAPVAVLVSVMIFLGLLARHSEIVALKAGGISLYRVSIPILWMALFMSLLLFGLSETVIPYTSAQTNAIWNVEVEKRQDTSSGRYEDVWYKGEGIIYNFQVYDQPARVLEGVSLYRFDEKFVIHERIEAKEARWIDGRWLFFQGLVKRYLNDGELRLEYFDQAVFELPEMPEDFSRVTRSPDEMNFESLYRYARRVEAEGHDPVRYYVDLNLKIAFPLICFVMALIGLPIAFWREKGGGIALGIGAGIGLSFVYLVLLGLFRSLGYTGLLPHVAAAWLPVLIFILFGFFLFTLVRQ, via the coding sequence ATGAAGGTTGTTAATCGCTATTTACTCGAGGAATTCATTCGCACCCTTGGAATTATTCTGCTTTCTTTTGTCCTGATTTATCTCATCGTTGACTTTCTAGAGAAGATTGATAACTTCCTTGAAGCCGATGTGCCTCTCATAAGAGTGGTCTACTATTACCTGATGTCCATCCCGGCTATCCTCTTCAATGTGGCGCCGGTGGCTGTCCTGGTTTCGGTCATGATCTTCCTGGGTCTACTGGCCAGGCATAGCGAGATCGTGGCGCTGAAGGCCGGAGGGATCAGTCTGTATCGCGTTTCGATTCCTATCTTATGGATGGCATTATTTATGAGCCTGCTGCTGTTCGGGCTTTCCGAGACGGTGATTCCTTACACATCGGCGCAGACCAATGCTATCTGGAATGTGGAGGTGGAAAAGCGCCAGGATACTTCCTCCGGTCGCTATGAGGATGTCTGGTATAAAGGTGAAGGGATTATTTATAACTTCCAGGTTTACGACCAGCCGGCGCGAGTCCTGGAGGGTGTCAGTCTTTACCGCTTTGATGAAAAATTCGTAATCCATGAGCGGATCGAGGCTAAAGAAGCTCGATGGATTGACGGCCGGTGGCTTTTTTTTCAGGGTCTGGTGAAAAGGTATCTTAATGACGGGGAGTTGCGACTGGAGTATTTTGATCAGGCCGTTTTTGAACTCCCGGAGATGCCCGAAGATTTTTCACGCGTCACGCGCTCTCCGGATGAGATGAACTTCGAGAGTTTATACCGTTATGCACGCCGAGTCGAGGCAGAAGGACATGATCCTGTTCGCTATTATGTTGATCTCAACCTCAAGATCGCCTTCCCCCTCATCTGTTTTGTCATGGCGCTCATTGGCCTGCCCATCGCCTTCTGGAGGGAAAAAGGCGGCGGTATCGCTTTGGGGATTGGTGCGGGAATTGGTCTGTCGTTCGTCTATCTTGTCCTGCTTGGCCTGTTCCGTTCACTTGGTTACACAGGCCTTCTTCCGCATGTAGCCGCCGCCTGGCTGCCCGTTTTAATTTTTATCCTGTTTGGATTTTTCTTGTTTACCCTGGTGCGCCAGTGA
- the lpxA gene encoding acyl-ACP--UDP-N-acetylglucosamine O-acyltransferase encodes MEIHPTAVVDPGAKLEEGVKIGPYVIINKDALIGAGTEIMAHAHIDSNTRIGCNCRVFPLASLGTAPQDVTYAGEKTRLTIGDEVTIREFVTVNRGTAKGGGVTRIGDGCYLMTYAHVGHDCQIGRNVTLINNLAMSGHVTVEDEATISGMVAIHQHVRIGTHAYIGGVSRVTKDVPPYLLGQGVGDFKLYGPNIIGLKRKGFPRETISALREAFHLIFRTNRLLAETLEDALARFPDVKEVKTMVEFIQSSKRGVTR; translated from the coding sequence ATGGAAATTCATCCCACGGCCGTTGTTGATCCAGGGGCCAAACTGGAAGAAGGCGTTAAGATCGGACCATATGTTATTATTAACAAGGATGCTCTCATCGGCGCGGGCACTGAAATAATGGCCCACGCACATATTGACTCTAACACCAGGATCGGCTGCAACTGCCGCGTCTTTCCTTTGGCCTCCCTTGGTACTGCGCCCCAGGATGTGACTTACGCCGGGGAAAAAACTCGGCTTACAATCGGCGACGAGGTGACGATCCGCGAGTTTGTAACGGTCAATCGAGGCACGGCCAAGGGCGGCGGCGTGACCCGGATCGGCGATGGCTGCTATCTCATGACTTACGCTCATGTGGGACACGATTGCCAGATCGGCCGGAACGTTACCTTGATCAATAACCTGGCCATGTCCGGCCATGTGACCGTCGAGGACGAGGCGACTATCAGTGGCATGGTCGCGATTCATCAGCATGTCCGCATCGGGACCCATGCCTACATCGGAGGAGTTAGCAGGGTGACTAAGGATGTCCCGCCGTATCTGCTGGGTCAGGGAGTGGGTGACTTTAAATTATACGGACCGAATATCATCGGTCTGAAGCGCAAAGGGTTCCCTCGAGAGACCATCAGCGCTCTCCGGGAGGCTTTTCATCTCATCTTTCGTACCAACCGTCTCCTGGCAGAGACCCTCGAAGATGCCTTGGCCAGGTTCCCGGACGTCAAAGAAGTGAAGACCATGGTCGAATTTATTCAATCATCTAAGCGAGGGGTGACTCGATAA
- the fabZ gene encoding 3-hydroxyacyl-ACP dehydratase FabZ produces MDIDEIINLLPHRYPFLLVDRVVSYEAGKTISAYKNVTYNEHFFQGHFPGFPVMPGVLLIEAIVQTAGILYMLSVKDQAKNNVMYFMAMDKVKFRKPVVPGDRLDIKVDVLKFGSRAIKFRGEAFVGESKAAEGEFLASPHQSSINIG; encoded by the coding sequence ATTGACATCGATGAGATCATCAACTTGCTGCCTCACCGGTATCCCTTTCTCCTCGTGGATCGTGTGGTTTCTTATGAGGCAGGTAAAACCATTTCGGCTTACAAGAATGTCACTTACAATGAACACTTCTTTCAGGGCCACTTCCCGGGGTTTCCAGTCATGCCAGGAGTTTTACTTATCGAGGCCATCGTTCAGACTGCCGGAATCCTGTACATGTTATCTGTAAAGGATCAGGCCAAGAACAACGTCATGTATTTTATGGCCATGGATAAGGTTAAGTTTCGCAAACCGGTTGTGCCTGGTGATCGGCTCGACATTAAGGTGGATGTTCTTAAGTTTGGAAGCCGGGCGATCAAGTTTCGAGGGGAGGCCTTTGTGGGTGAATCTAAGGCTGCTGAAGGTGAGTTCCTGGCTTCTCCCCATCAATCCTCCATAAACATTGGGTGA
- a CDS encoding phosphatase PAP2 family protein — MLDSLLKIDRILFYAINQGTRNAVFDWLMPAVSWQYLWVPLSLIVLIFLVRSTWRTRWILIILILVFVTGDAFNSRVLKPLFTRPRPYSSLTQVHLHKNHWEVTPELKPKNPNPTSSFPSTHAVNAASSATVLICFYPRFWPLMAFLAALICYSRVYIGVHYPFDVLAGVLVGLFLAGSVLVVQALIRRRVQVRFFNGGK, encoded by the coding sequence ATGCTCGATTCTTTGCTTAAGATTGACCGCATCCTTTTTTATGCCATCAACCAAGGCACCAGGAATGCGGTTTTCGACTGGCTGATGCCTGCTGTTTCCTGGCAGTACCTGTGGGTTCCGCTGTCCTTGATTGTCCTTATTTTCTTAGTACGCTCCACATGGCGAACCAGATGGATTCTGATCATTTTAATCCTGGTTTTTGTTACGGGCGATGCCTTTAACAGCCGGGTTTTGAAACCATTATTTACTCGCCCCCGGCCTTACAGCAGTTTAACGCAAGTTCATTTACATAAGAATCACTGGGAAGTGACACCGGAGCTCAAACCAAAAAATCCAAACCCGACCAGCTCTTTTCCTTCGACGCACGCTGTAAACGCCGCCAGTTCCGCAACGGTGCTGATCTGTTTCTACCCGCGTTTCTGGCCGCTTATGGCGTTTCTGGCCGCGCTGATCTGCTACTCCCGTGTTTACATCGGCGTCCATTATCCATTTGATGTTTTGGCAGGGGTCCTGGTTGGACTGTTCCTGGCCGGATCGGTCTTGGTCGTTCAAGCTTTAATCAGGCGCCGGGTCCAGGTTCGTTTTTTTAATGGAGGCAAGTAG
- the lpxB gene encoding lipid-A-disaccharide synthase, giving the protein MDRSRDSILTRIMIAAGEASGDLHGSNLVRVALSFNPDLKFYGIGGEKLKAAGVDLYFDLEHQGLFGLTEIVTSLRNTLRILRTLKKSLHEEKPAALVLIDYPDFNLSLAKTAKRLGIPVFYYISPQIWAWRRGRVKKIKRFVDRMAVVFPFEVDFYQQYGLEVSFVGHPLLDVMTPPRPKAEVKVELGFDPSRPLLALLPGSRLTEIRQHLALMLECAFEARRQRPDLSLAVAQADTFKDGDLAPFLEDGPDKVKLVIGRTHLLQNAADVVLTASGTATLETALMLTPMVVIYRVRPLTHFFIKRLAKVDYVALANLIARERLVPELLQKEARPDRITAELMRLLNEPESRVKMIEGLRRVREKLGAPGGSQRAARLLLETMKKEPDQAYNK; this is encoded by the coding sequence ATGGATCGTTCGAGGGATTCTATCTTGACCCGGATTATGATCGCGGCTGGTGAGGCCTCCGGCGATCTTCACGGTTCCAATCTGGTTCGCGTGGCCTTAAGTTTTAATCCTGACCTCAAGTTTTATGGGATCGGGGGAGAGAAACTCAAGGCAGCCGGGGTTGACCTGTATTTCGACCTGGAGCACCAGGGACTCTTCGGTCTAACTGAGATTGTCACCAGCTTGAGAAACACCCTCAGGATTTTAAGGACTCTAAAGAAATCACTGCATGAAGAAAAACCGGCCGCCTTGGTGCTGATTGATTATCCGGACTTTAATCTCAGCCTGGCCAAGACGGCTAAACGGCTGGGGATTCCGGTCTTCTATTACATCAGTCCCCAAATCTGGGCCTGGCGGCGGGGTCGGGTAAAGAAAATCAAGCGATTCGTGGATCGGATGGCGGTTGTCTTTCCTTTTGAAGTGGACTTCTATCAACAGTACGGCTTAGAGGTCTCCTTTGTCGGTCATCCTTTGCTTGATGTTATGACTCCGCCTCGTCCCAAGGCGGAGGTCAAAGTCGAGCTCGGATTCGATCCCTCTCGTCCTTTGCTGGCCTTGCTGCCAGGCAGCCGCCTCACCGAAATTCGTCAGCATTTGGCCTTAATGCTTGAGTGTGCTTTTGAGGCCAGAAGACAGCGGCCCGATCTTTCCTTGGCCGTGGCTCAAGCCGATACCTTTAAGGACGGCGACTTGGCTCCATTTCTTGAAGATGGCCCGGATAAGGTGAAGCTGGTGATCGGGCGGACTCATCTGCTGCAAAACGCGGCCGACGTGGTTCTGACCGCTTCAGGAACCGCGACCCTCGAAACAGCCCTGATGCTGACCCCGATGGTGGTTATCTATCGAGTGCGTCCTTTGACTCACTTTTTTATAAAGCGGCTTGCTAAGGTTGATTATGTGGCCCTAGCCAATCTCATTGCCCGGGAGAGATTAGTTCCGGAACTCTTGCAAAAAGAGGCTCGTCCAGATAGAATTACGGCCGAGCTTATGCGTCTCCTCAATGAGCCTGAGAGCAGAGTTAAAATGATCGAGGGATTGAGACGCGTCCGGGAGAAGTTAGGCGCTCCCGGAGGCAGTCAGCGGGCAGCCCGCCTGCTTTTGGAAACTATGAAGAAAGAGCCTGACCAAGCGTATAACAAATGA